From the genome of Pseudoalteromonas aliena SW19, one region includes:
- a CDS encoding histidine triad nucleotide-binding protein: MSQETIFTKIINREIPADIIYEDDDTLAFKDINPQAPFHVLIIPKQEIATINDINNENSHLVGNLYTVAAKLAKQNNFADDGYRVVMNCNEHGGQTVYHIHLHMLAGKEMGWPPYQDTKKVII, from the coding sequence ATGAGCCAAGAGACTATTTTCACTAAAATAATAAATCGTGAAATTCCTGCTGATATCATTTACGAAGACGATGACACACTTGCGTTTAAAGATATTAATCCTCAAGCGCCATTTCATGTATTAATTATTCCCAAGCAAGAAATTGCCACTATAAATGATATAAATAATGAAAACTCACACTTAGTTGGTAATTTGTACACTGTTGCCGCAAAACTAGCCAAGCAAAACAACTTTGCTGACGACGGCTACCGCGTTGTTATGAATTGCAATGAACATGGTGGGCAAACTGTATACCACATACATTTACACATGCTCGCAGGCAAAGAAATGGGCTGGCCTCCATACCAAGATACTAAAAAAGTGATTATATAA
- the birA gene encoding bifunctional biotin--[acetyl-CoA-carboxylase] ligase/biotin operon repressor BirA, whose amino-acid sequence MKAPDGNKLAILNALNQGGFVSGQALGEQLGISRAAISKHVQSLQDMGLDIFKVTGKGYRLNNYAGLLNQSKIQQHYMALGAQTASVEVHPIIDSTNSELMRRIQSKTELESGTVIVAEMQQAGRGRRGRVWQSPFGANLYYSYFWRLDDGIQAAMGVSIAVGLAVYDAIKALYSIEAELKWPNDIYLNKQKLAGVLVELDGQPQGPCQLVIGIGINLQMPQSFSQHIDQAWTDLSQHAQQLDKNQLVASLTYYLEQRLVQYRQTGLHAMYEQWNSLNAFAGECVELNTGHRSWRGICEGIDPQGGIRIRQDGEVKSYYGGEVSLRKAQI is encoded by the coding sequence GTGAAAGCACCTGATGGTAATAAACTCGCCATTTTAAATGCCTTAAATCAAGGTGGCTTCGTATCTGGCCAAGCGCTGGGTGAACAGTTAGGTATCAGTCGTGCAGCAATAAGTAAGCATGTGCAAAGTTTACAAGATATGGGTTTAGATATTTTTAAAGTAACAGGTAAAGGGTATCGCTTAAATAACTACGCAGGGCTTTTAAATCAATCAAAAATACAACAACATTACATGGCATTAGGTGCACAAACAGCGAGTGTAGAAGTGCACCCTATAATTGACTCAACTAATAGTGAGTTAATGCGCCGCATACAAAGTAAAACAGAGCTTGAGTCAGGTACTGTAATTGTTGCTGAAATGCAGCAAGCAGGACGAGGGCGTCGTGGGCGCGTATGGCAATCGCCATTTGGTGCCAATTTGTATTATAGCTATTTTTGGCGATTAGATGATGGTATTCAAGCTGCAATGGGGGTATCTATTGCTGTTGGCTTAGCTGTATATGATGCTATTAAAGCGCTTTATAGTATTGAAGCAGAACTGAAGTGGCCAAATGATATTTACTTGAATAAGCAAAAGTTAGCTGGCGTATTGGTTGAACTTGATGGGCAGCCACAAGGGCCGTGTCAGCTCGTAATAGGTATAGGTATAAACCTACAAATGCCACAGAGCTTTAGTCAACATATAGATCAAGCATGGACCGATTTAAGTCAACATGCTCAGCAGCTCGATAAAAACCAGCTGGTGGCATCGCTTACCTATTATTTAGAGCAGCGCTTGGTTCAATACCGTCAAACTGGCTTACATGCAATGTATGAGCAATGGAATTCGCTTAATGCATTTGCAGGTGAGTGCGTTGAGCTAAATACAGGTCATAGAAGCTGGCGTGGAATATGTGAGGGAATCGATCCACAAGGAGGCATACGGATTCGACAAGATGGCGAAGTGAAAAGCTATTACGGGGGCGAAGTCTCCCTTAGAAAGGCGCAAATATGA
- a CDS encoding type III pantothenate kinase: MKLLIDVGNTSLKAVLWHSEQSQSADINNLPWLKITEVIYACVGRSDLLNDILTQAASNSINCFEAKVSKKLGDLVCAYEHVGNLGIDRWLALIAGFKLYPNKAFIVVDAGTATTIDVLNCEGLHLGGWILPGLDLMTSSLTQNTQGVFDDGKTPFTNELGKNTPNGLKNGALVATIGAIEQAKLHLNAQKADQAVQIIFAGGYGSLLQQQFEESIFDSLLVMKGLNYWYELSKTA, encoded by the coding sequence ATGAAATTACTGATAGATGTGGGTAATACATCGTTAAAAGCTGTACTTTGGCATAGCGAACAATCACAGTCAGCAGATATAAATAACCTACCTTGGTTAAAAATCACCGAAGTGATTTATGCCTGTGTAGGGCGCAGTGATTTACTAAACGATATTCTCACGCAAGCGGCAAGTAATAGTATTAATTGTTTTGAAGCCAAGGTAAGCAAAAAACTTGGAGATCTTGTATGCGCTTACGAGCATGTGGGTAATTTAGGTATAGATAGATGGCTGGCATTAATCGCGGGATTTAAACTATACCCTAACAAAGCATTTATAGTTGTTGATGCGGGCACCGCAACCACAATTGATGTACTCAATTGTGAAGGGCTGCATTTAGGTGGTTGGATTTTACCCGGGCTTGATTTAATGACCTCATCGCTTACACAAAACACCCAGGGTGTTTTTGATGATGGTAAAACTCCATTTACCAATGAACTGGGTAAAAATACGCCTAATGGTTTAAAAAATGGTGCTTTAGTGGCAACCATAGGGGCAATTGAACAAGCCAAGTTACATTTAAATGCCCAAAAAGCAGACCAAGCAGTGCAGATTATTTTTGCTGGGGGCTATGGTTCGCTATTACAACAGCAATTTGAAGAAAGTATTTTTGATTCATTGCTCGTAATGAAGGGATTAAATTATTGGTACGAACTAAGCAAAACAGCATAA
- a CDS encoding DUF2057 domain-containing protein: MRKLMFLSSAVALLFSVSSVAENIHFPEEFVPLQVGERIIESSLFSRVDDLELAPGTYQLRLKYTDLYEDDYDTHEVVESEPFWVDVTIEAGKNYTLVFNRASNAISAKAFAQAPEVSLKTKDNPLAVPLETISNSELASAMPAKLAAAHQTSLLKPQVIKPIAPINGKGMPSAADMLDFWWQQATPAQQKAFLEKVTK; encoded by the coding sequence ATGCGTAAATTAATGTTTTTAAGCAGTGCAGTTGCATTGTTGTTTAGTGTATCGAGTGTGGCAGAGAATATTCATTTTCCTGAAGAGTTTGTGCCATTACAAGTAGGTGAGCGCATTATTGAAAGCTCATTATTTAGCCGTGTTGATGATTTAGAGCTTGCGCCAGGAACCTATCAGTTAAGGCTAAAATACACTGATTTATATGAGGATGATTACGATACGCACGAAGTTGTTGAGTCGGAGCCATTTTGGGTTGATGTGACGATAGAGGCAGGTAAAAATTATACGCTAGTATTTAATCGTGCTAGCAATGCGATATCAGCAAAAGCATTTGCACAAGCACCAGAGGTAAGCCTAAAAACAAAAGATAACCCACTAGCGGTACCGCTTGAGACAATCTCTAACAGTGAGTTGGCGAGTGCGATGCCAGCTAAGTTGGCTGCTGCGCATCAAACCAGCCTATTAAAACCTCAAGTGATTAAGCCAATAGCGCCGATTAACGGAAAAGGCATGCCAAGTGCGGCCGATATGCTTGATTTTTGGTGGCAACAAGCAACACCAGCTCAGCAAAAAGCATTTTTAGAAAAAGTAACAAAATAA
- the murB gene encoding UDP-N-acetylmuramate dehydrogenase — protein sequence MAHALQHLHTFALNNQCQNFVEITHLDQLKTQSFTLPFCLLGEGSNTVFLNDYLGSVIKMATKGIKINERENDYLICVAAGENWHQLVSHLLDKNIPGLENLALIPGTVGASPVQNIGAYGVELAKFIESVEYFDIANKAMMTLTNEQCQFGYRDSIFKHALKNKAVITQVYFAIPKKWQPVLSYGPLQQLATITPRAVFDQVIQTRNSKLPNPYILPNAGSFFKNPIITNQQLADLLKSFADLPHYKYGQNHHKVAAGWLIDQVGLKGHRVAGIEVHKQQALVLVNHGNSEGSDLITMIRHIQHTVFAKYNIVLEHEVRLINKDSECQIYGEPA from the coding sequence GTGGCGCACGCATTACAACATTTACATACATTTGCATTAAATAATCAATGCCAAAATTTTGTTGAAATAACTCATCTTGATCAACTAAAAACACAAAGCTTTACGCTACCTTTTTGCTTATTAGGTGAAGGCAGTAATACTGTATTTTTGAACGATTATCTTGGTAGCGTTATTAAAATGGCGACCAAAGGCATTAAAATTAATGAACGCGAGAACGATTATTTAATTTGTGTTGCAGCAGGCGAAAATTGGCACCAATTAGTGAGTCATTTATTAGATAAAAACATCCCAGGGCTTGAAAACTTAGCACTTATTCCAGGTACTGTTGGTGCATCACCAGTACAGAATATTGGTGCATATGGTGTAGAGCTCGCCAAGTTTATAGAATCAGTTGAGTATTTTGATATAGCTAATAAAGCGATGATGACGTTAACTAACGAGCAGTGTCAATTTGGCTATCGCGATTCTATTTTTAAACATGCGTTAAAAAATAAAGCGGTTATTACACAGGTGTATTTTGCCATACCTAAAAAATGGCAACCAGTTTTAAGTTATGGCCCGTTACAGCAACTAGCTACTATTACGCCTCGTGCAGTGTTCGATCAAGTAATACAAACGCGCAATAGCAAATTGCCAAACCCTTACATTTTACCGAATGCCGGCAGCTTTTTTAAAAATCCTATAATAACCAACCAACAGCTGGCTGATCTATTAAAGTCGTTTGCAGATTTACCTCATTATAAATACGGGCAAAACCATCATAAGGTAGCGGCAGGTTGGTTAATTGACCAAGTCGGTTTAAAAGGGCATAGAGTAGCGGGTATTGAGGTGCATAAGCAGCAGGCCTTGGTACTAGTTAATCATGGAAATAGTGAAGGAAGTGACCTCATAACGATGATTAGACATATCCAACATACCGTGTTTGCTAAATATAACATAGTGCTAGAGCACGAAGTGCGCTTAATTAATAAAGATAGCGAATGCCAAATATATGGAGAGCCTGCATAG
- a CDS encoding response regulator: protein MLDSFTLYFASIAIMIVMTLLNFLTWRTNKQIPGTLLYIFYPVLLLSSIIGFTIIGNTHNLAIISISSSMMFAASIVHCLSLSQFLNYQGLGFKLFCSVTAFSMLILGYYTFIDPSLHERVVASDIQHIAEAGFLLFIFIKFARKPYPNGSILYIIILSLVAFGFIGRSLFMDSIEEQSLLTSGWFSSLLFLNGVIAPMFYAAGMALLCNERREQHLNKLADKAQKDLEIRGLFLSTISHEIRTPLNGILGSAQLVMNQTSDTRNKAYCEAIINSAESLNLLVDKVLDYASLDQSDEALYEEDIEFKTWLNNLCLLLSPLAEQKQLTFELTCNIPEQACYYCDQQKLRQIIINLVGNAIKFTDHGCVKIQVDLVLEKQLEHTLKISVKDSGPGIESEEIAYLTEPYVQSSAGKEKGGTGLGLAITSRLLEKLSSRLEIDSQLGTGSVFSFTVTFTLGELSLVEQRHQTKDYLTGLDILLVEDLDLNQKIAIEFMADDEHKIKLAKDGKSAIELMQAHHFDVVLLDMNLPDLTGQEVLKRLKRIDHKNQRTPVLAFTASLSPDEVKEYLELGIKDIVGKPIKHQKLRQALSDSQSNQTANITVELIDTLYDKTAAETLTSSFSEDEVSSIYNEFVLSARNKLIRCQNLIAQQPEQCIKLLHRQASTALQLGFNRYGIELKKIERRLLDKKPLNNSLNEALELWQKSLEEYLKFVRGQLE from the coding sequence ATGCTCGACTCTTTTACTCTTTATTTTGCCAGCATAGCTATTATGATTGTAATGACCTTGCTCAACTTTTTAACTTGGCGCACAAATAAGCAAATTCCTGGCACATTACTCTATATTTTTTACCCTGTTTTATTATTAAGCTCTATTATTGGTTTTACTATAATAGGCAACACGCACAATCTAGCGATTATTAGCATTTCCAGTAGCATGATGTTCGCAGCCTCAATTGTACATTGCTTATCACTGAGCCAATTTTTGAACTACCAAGGACTTGGTTTCAAGCTATTTTGCTCTGTTACCGCTTTTAGTATGTTAATACTGGGCTATTACACCTTTATTGATCCATCTTTGCATGAGCGAGTCGTTGCATCAGACATTCAGCACATAGCAGAAGCCGGATTCTTACTGTTTATTTTTATTAAGTTTGCCCGTAAACCCTACCCTAACGGCAGTATTTTATACATTATTATTTTAAGCCTTGTTGCATTTGGCTTTATTGGGCGGTCATTATTTATGGACAGCATTGAAGAACAAAGCTTACTCACAAGCGGCTGGTTTAGTTCGTTGCTATTTTTAAATGGTGTTATTGCGCCTATGTTTTATGCTGCGGGAATGGCGCTATTATGTAACGAACGTCGAGAGCAGCACCTCAATAAATTAGCCGATAAAGCACAAAAAGATCTAGAAATACGCGGACTCTTTTTATCGACCATAAGTCACGAAATACGCACTCCCCTTAACGGTATTTTAGGCAGTGCTCAGCTGGTCATGAACCAAACCAGCGATACCCGCAATAAAGCCTATTGCGAGGCGATTATAAATTCTGCCGAGTCACTTAACCTACTAGTCGACAAAGTGCTTGATTATGCAAGCTTAGATCAAAGTGACGAAGCCCTTTACGAAGAAGACATAGAATTTAAAACTTGGCTTAACAATCTATGTTTATTACTGAGTCCTCTTGCCGAACAAAAACAGCTTACATTTGAATTAACATGTAATATTCCCGAACAGGCCTGCTACTATTGCGATCAGCAAAAACTTAGGCAAATTATTATTAATTTAGTCGGTAATGCCATTAAATTTACTGACCACGGATGCGTCAAAATTCAAGTTGATTTAGTTTTAGAAAAACAGCTTGAGCACACACTAAAAATTAGCGTGAAAGACTCTGGGCCTGGTATTGAAAGCGAAGAAATAGCCTACTTAACTGAACCTTATGTGCAAAGCAGCGCCGGAAAAGAAAAAGGCGGCACCGGTCTTGGCTTAGCGATAACCAGTCGCTTACTTGAAAAACTAAGCAGCCGATTAGAAATTGATAGCCAGCTCGGTACAGGCAGTGTATTTAGCTTTACCGTAACGTTTACTTTGGGCGAACTGAGTTTAGTTGAGCAACGTCATCAAACTAAAGATTACTTAACAGGCCTTGATATATTGCTTGTAGAAGATTTAGATTTAAACCAAAAAATTGCTATAGAATTTATGGCCGACGACGAACATAAAATTAAGCTAGCAAAAGACGGGAAAAGCGCAATAGAGCTTATGCAAGCTCATCACTTTGACGTAGTACTACTTGATATGAACTTACCTGACTTAACCGGTCAAGAAGTACTAAAACGCCTAAAACGCATTGATCACAAAAATCAGCGAACCCCAGTACTTGCTTTTACTGCCAGCCTTAGTCCTGACGAAGTTAAAGAGTATTTAGAATTAGGGATAAAAGATATAGTCGGCAAACCAATTAAGCATCAAAAGCTTCGCCAAGCACTTAGTGACTCCCAATCAAATCAAACAGCTAACATTACCGTTGAATTAATAGATACGCTATACGACAAAACAGCCGCCGAAACACTAACAAGTTCATTTAGTGAAGATGAGGTGTCGTCGATTTATAATGAATTTGTGCTTTCGGCACGTAATAAACTTATTCGCTGTCAAAATTTGATCGCTCAGCAACCAGAGCAATGCATTAAACTTTTACATCGCCAAGCAAGTACCGCTCTGCAACTTGGTTTTAATCGCTATGGCATTGAGCTTAAAAAAATAGAGCGCCGTTTACTCGATAAAAAACCTCTCAACAATTCACTTAACGAAGCGCTAGAACTATGGCAAAAAAGCTTAGAGGAATATTTAAAGTTTGTACGCGGGCAGTTAGAGTGA
- the tuf gene encoding elongation factor Tu → MAKEKFERVKPHVNVGTIGHVDHGKTTLTAAITNVLAKVYGGVAKDFASIDNAPEERERGITISTSHVEYDTPSRHYAHVDCPGHADYVKNMITGAAQMDGAILVVAATDGPMPQTREHILLSRQVGVPYIIVFMNKCDMVDDEELLELVEMEVRELLSEYDFPGDDLPLIAGSALKALEGEKEWEDKIVELANALDTYIPEPERDIDKPFIMPIEDVFSIQGRGTVVTGRVEAGIIRINDEVEIVGINDTTRSTCTGVEMFRKLLDEGRAGENIGALLRGTKREDVERGQVLAKPGSINPHTTFTSEVYVLSKDEGGRHTPFFKGYRPQFYFRTTDVTGDVQLPDGVEMVMPGDNIKMTVTLIAPIAMDEGLRFAIREGGRTVGAGVVATIVA, encoded by the coding sequence ATGGCAAAAGAAAAGTTTGAACGCGTAAAACCGCACGTAAACGTTGGTACAATTGGCCACGTTGACCACGGTAAAACTACACTAACTGCAGCAATCACTAACGTACTTGCAAAAGTATACGGCGGTGTTGCTAAAGATTTCGCATCAATCGATAACGCTCCAGAAGAGCGCGAACGTGGTATCACTATTTCAACGTCTCACGTTGAATACGATACTCCTTCACGCCACTACGCGCACGTAGATTGTCCTGGTCACGCCGATTATGTTAAAAACATGATCACTGGTGCTGCTCAAATGGACGGCGCGATCTTAGTAGTTGCTGCGACTGATGGCCCTATGCCACAAACGCGTGAGCACATCCTTCTTTCTCGTCAGGTTGGCGTTCCTTACATCATCGTGTTCATGAACAAATGTGACATGGTTGATGACGAAGAGCTACTTGAACTAGTAGAAATGGAAGTTCGTGAACTTCTTTCAGAATACGATTTCCCAGGTGATGACTTACCTCTAATCGCTGGTTCTGCGCTTAAAGCGTTAGAAGGCGAGAAAGAGTGGGAAGATAAGATTGTTGAGCTTGCAAACGCACTTGATACTTACATCCCAGAGCCAGAGCGTGACATCGATAAGCCTTTCATCATGCCTATCGAAGACGTTTTCTCAATCCAGGGTCGTGGTACTGTTGTAACTGGTCGTGTTGAAGCTGGTATCATCCGCATCAATGACGAAGTAGAAATTGTTGGTATCAATGATACAACTCGTTCTACTTGTACTGGTGTTGAAATGTTCCGTAAGCTTCTTGACGAAGGTCGTGCTGGCGAAAACATCGGTGCACTTCTACGTGGTACTAAACGTGAAGACGTTGAACGTGGTCAAGTACTAGCTAAGCCTGGTTCAATCAACCCACATACTACATTCACTTCAGAAGTATACGTACTTTCGAAAGATGAAGGTGGTCGTCATACTCCATTCTTCAAAGGTTACCGTCCACAGTTCTACTTCCGTACAACTGACGTAACAGGTGACGTACAGTTACCAGATGGCGTAGAAATGGTAATGCCTGGTGATAACATCAAGATGACTGTAACTCTAATCGCGCCAATCGCGATGGATGAA
- a CDS encoding helix-turn-helix transcriptional regulator produces MSSSAFLLLDKEPINTIGINVLEPLLKTQGLDVTTGTNILDIPEGTRLLFIETSSKDAWGKLKEQLVNLRIKCDIILFNLDENPELANRALLSGIRGVFYTTDNADVLMKGIRLLMEDQLWYRRDIMCNALNRMLQFNKDALHKLTEGDIEPVKLTKREKAIISLMSNGSKNKEIAEELSISPHTVKTHLYSAFRKTKCRNRIELLSWAQQNIPDEIR; encoded by the coding sequence ATGAGCAGCTCTGCCTTTTTGCTATTAGATAAAGAGCCAATTAACACTATTGGCATTAACGTTTTAGAACCTTTGTTAAAAACACAAGGCCTTGACGTAACCACAGGTACTAATATTTTAGATATACCTGAAGGAACTCGATTACTGTTTATTGAAACATCAAGCAAAGATGCATGGGGGAAGCTAAAAGAACAGCTAGTCAACCTACGTATCAAATGCGATATCATATTATTTAACTTAGATGAAAACCCAGAGCTAGCGAACCGCGCCTTATTAAGTGGTATTCGCGGCGTATTTTATACGACCGATAACGCGGATGTATTAATGAAAGGTATTCGCCTACTAATGGAAGATCAGCTTTGGTATCGTCGCGACATAATGTGTAATGCATTAAACCGTATGTTGCAGTTTAATAAAGACGCGCTTCATAAGCTTACCGAAGGTGATATAGAGCCTGTTAAACTCACTAAGCGAGAAAAAGCAATTATTTCGTTAATGAGTAATGGTTCTAAAAATAAAGAAATTGCTGAAGAACTTAGCATTAGCCCACACACAGTAAAAACACACTTATACAGCGCATTTAGAAAAACAAAATGCCGTAACCGTATTGAGTTGTTATCTTGGGCACAGCAAAACATACCAGACGAAATTCGTTAA
- a CDS encoding M1 family metallopeptidase: MKIKPLFLSLAMAGMCSQAMANAIDQNSYANLDDVITTHLSLDLDVDFADKQLEGFVEHTLQWNNSNSKTLVLDTRDLDIDKVMYQDQSGNWHKAKFDLAKRDDVKGSKLTIKFKSQAKIARIYYNSRPEASGLQWLTPEQTASKTHPFMYSQSQAIHARSWIPVQDTPAMRVTYSARIHTPKDIRAVMSADNKDALYKDGDYHFAMPQAISPYLIAIGAGNLEFKAMSHQTGIFAEPTILEASVAEFDDTQAMIDKTNAMYGEYAWGRYDLLMLPPSFPFGGMENPRLSFITPTVVAGDKSLVNLIAHELAHSWSGNLVTNATWEDLWLNEGFTSYVENRIMEEVFGRDRAVMEQALDSAGLRAQLKTIDAPDTRLNLKLNGRDPDDAFSSVPYTKGQLFLIYLENKYGRDKFDPFVKAYFKEFSFKSLTTAQFVTYIKANLIEKYPGVVSMDKVNEWIFEPGLPNDAPNPTSDAFDKVDTATAAWLKGDTTAAQLPTTDWSVHEWLHFLNNLPRDLSQDHMEELDNAFNLTQSTNAERAFAWFMLAVGNGYQPIYPALDAHLSGIGRRKLIVPLYKSLITNGKKDWAQSVYLKARPGYHPLAQGTIDALFE, from the coding sequence ATGAAAATTAAACCTCTTTTTTTAAGCCTCGCTATGGCCGGTATGTGTTCGCAAGCAATGGCTAATGCGATTGATCAAAACTCATACGCCAATCTTGATGATGTTATTACGACTCACTTAAGCCTTGATTTAGATGTCGATTTTGCCGACAAGCAGTTAGAAGGTTTTGTTGAGCACACTCTTCAGTGGAATAACAGCAACAGTAAAACACTCGTACTTGATACCCGTGACTTAGACATTGATAAAGTAATGTACCAAGACCAAAGCGGTAACTGGCACAAAGCTAAATTCGATTTAGCTAAACGTGACGATGTGAAAGGCTCAAAACTTACTATTAAGTTTAAAAGCCAAGCTAAAATAGCCCGTATTTACTATAACAGCCGCCCAGAAGCATCTGGTCTGCAATGGTTAACACCAGAGCAAACGGCAAGTAAAACGCACCCATTTATGTACAGCCAATCGCAAGCGATTCATGCACGTAGTTGGATCCCTGTACAAGATACGCCAGCAATGCGTGTAACGTACTCTGCCCGTATTCATACACCAAAAGACATTCGCGCTGTAATGAGTGCCGACAATAAAGACGCACTTTATAAAGATGGCGATTACCACTTTGCTATGCCGCAAGCTATTTCACCTTATCTAATTGCTATTGGCGCGGGTAACTTAGAATTTAAAGCCATGTCACATCAAACTGGTATTTTTGCAGAGCCGACCATTTTAGAAGCCTCAGTTGCTGAGTTTGACGACACTCAAGCGATGATAGACAAAACCAATGCGATGTACGGCGAATATGCTTGGGGCCGTTACGACTTACTCATGCTACCGCCTAGCTTTCCGTTTGGTGGCATGGAAAACCCACGTTTATCGTTTATTACACCTACCGTAGTGGCAGGCGACAAAAGCTTAGTTAACTTAATTGCGCATGAGCTTGCTCATTCTTGGTCTGGAAACTTAGTCACTAACGCAACGTGGGAAGATTTATGGTTAAACGAAGGTTTTACCTCATACGTTGAAAACCGCATTATGGAAGAAGTGTTTGGCCGTGACCGCGCTGTTATGGAACAAGCATTAGATTCTGCAGGCCTTCGCGCTCAGCTTAAAACGATTGATGCGCCAGATACACGCCTTAATTTAAAACTAAACGGCCGCGATCCAGACGATGCGTTTAGCTCAGTGCCTTACACTAAAGGTCAGTTATTTTTAATCTACCTAGAAAACAAATATGGTCGTGACAAGTTTGACCCATTTGTAAAAGCATATTTTAAAGAGTTTTCGTTTAAATCACTGACAACTGCGCAATTTGTAACTTATATAAAAGCTAACTTAATTGAAAAGTATCCGGGCGTTGTAAGCATGGACAAAGTAAATGAGTGGATTTTTGAACCAGGCTTACCAAATGATGCGCCAAATCCTACTTCTGATGCATTTGATAAAGTAGACACTGCAACAGCAGCATGGTTAAAAGGCGACACAACGGCTGCTCAATTACCAACTACTGATTGGTCTGTCCATGAATGGTTACACTTTTTAAATAACTTACCACGTGATTTAAGCCAAGATCATATGGAAGAGCTAGATAATGCGTTTAACTTAACGCAATCAACCAATGCTGAGCGTGCATTTGCATGGTTTATGCTTGCTGTAGGTAATGGCTATCAACCAATTTACCCTGCACTTGATGCGCACTTATCTGGCATAGGCCGTCGCAAGTTAATTGTACCTTTGTATAAATCACTGATCACTAACGGTAAAAAAGATTGGGCGCAAAGCGTGTACTTAAAAGCACGTCCGGGTTATCACCCGCTTGCACAAGGCACCATTGACGCATTATTTGAATAA